A portion of the Streptomyces coeruleoprunus genome contains these proteins:
- a CDS encoding Txe/YoeB family addiction module toxin gives MKIVFSGRAWDQYTYWATADPKILKRINRLIKEVQRTPFEGAGKPEPLKESLSGWWSRRITDEHRLVYRIRDGAVEIAQARYHY, from the coding sequence GTGAAGATCGTGTTCTCCGGCCGGGCGTGGGACCAGTACACGTACTGGGCGACAGCCGATCCGAAGATCCTCAAGAGGATCAACCGGCTGATCAAGGAAGTCCAGCGAACCCCGTTCGAGGGCGCCGGCAAGCCGGAACCGCTCAAAGAGAGCCTCTCGGGATGGTGGTCCCGGAGGATCACGGACGAACACCGCCTCGTGTACCGCATCAGGGACGGGGCCGTGGAAATCGCCCAGGCCCGATACCACTACTGA
- a CDS encoding type II toxin-antitoxin system prevent-host-death family antitoxin has product MSISANEARQRFYPLIRRVNENHEPIEVVSREHGDVVIMSAEDFRSWQETVYLLRSPRNAQILMESIAELEAGHGEARELIDTEGEAGTAA; this is encoded by the coding sequence ATGTCCATCTCGGCAAACGAGGCCAGGCAGCGCTTCTATCCGCTGATCCGCCGTGTCAACGAAAACCACGAGCCGATAGAGGTCGTGTCCCGCGAGCACGGTGATGTCGTGATCATGTCTGCGGAGGACTTCCGGTCCTGGCAGGAGACCGTCTACCTCCTGCGCTCACCCCGGAACGCTCAGATCCTCATGGAGTCGATCGCGGAACTCGAAGCCGGCCACGGAGAGGCCCGAGAGCTGATCGACACGGAGGGCGAAGCAGGGACCGCGGCGTGA
- a CDS encoding NHL domain-containing thioredoxin family protein: protein MNETPRRARVRAPELVGKGGWLNTGGKDYTLADLRGRIVILDFWTFCCINCLHVLDELRELEERHRDTVVIIGVHSPKFVHEADHQAVVDAVERYGVEHPVLDDPELATWKQYAVRAWPTLVVIDPEGYVVAQHAGEGHATALATLVTELEAEHEAKGTLRRGDGPYVAPEPVATHLRFPGKALLLDSGNFLVSDTTRHQLVELAADGETVVRRIGSGERGLADGAAGTARFSEPQGLCPLPDGRIVVADTVNHALRVWDPASGDVATVAGTGAQWMQGSPRSGPARDVALSSPWDVAWWQGRVWIAMAGVHQLWAYDPEAGTVEVAAGTTNEGLVDGPVTEAWFAQPSGLAATADRLWVADSETSAVRWVDTDGTVHTAVGTGLFDFGHRDGAADQALLQHPLAVTALPDGSVAVCDTYNHALRRYDPASGEVTTLATDLREPSDAVLAGDDIVVVESARHRLTRLRLPEEAVQVDAVAHRTQREATEVAPGTLRLDVVFRAPTGQKLDERYGPSTRLLVSSTPPELLAGGAGTGTDLFRELKLDPAVTEGVLHVSAMAASCDDDPANEYPACHVHQQDWGVPVKVVEGGAARLPLILAGLDA, encoded by the coding sequence ATGAACGAAACTCCCCGCCGCGCCCGCGTCCGTGCCCCCGAGCTCGTCGGCAAGGGCGGCTGGCTGAACACGGGCGGCAAGGACTACACCCTCGCCGACCTGCGGGGACGCATCGTCATCCTGGACTTCTGGACGTTCTGCTGCATCAACTGCCTGCACGTCCTCGACGAGCTGCGCGAGCTGGAGGAGCGCCACCGGGACACCGTGGTGATCATCGGCGTGCACTCGCCGAAGTTCGTGCACGAGGCCGACCACCAGGCCGTCGTGGACGCCGTCGAGCGGTACGGCGTCGAGCACCCGGTGCTCGACGACCCCGAGCTGGCCACCTGGAAGCAGTACGCCGTACGGGCGTGGCCGACGCTCGTCGTGATCGACCCCGAGGGGTACGTCGTCGCCCAGCACGCGGGCGAGGGGCACGCCACGGCGCTCGCCACGCTGGTCACCGAGCTGGAGGCCGAGCACGAGGCGAAGGGCACCCTCCGCCGGGGCGACGGCCCGTACGTCGCGCCGGAGCCGGTCGCGACGCACCTGCGCTTCCCCGGCAAGGCCCTGCTGCTCGACTCGGGGAACTTCCTGGTCTCCGACACGACGCGGCACCAGCTCGTGGAGCTGGCGGCGGACGGCGAGACCGTGGTGCGGCGGATCGGCAGCGGCGAGCGGGGGCTGGCCGACGGGGCCGCCGGCACCGCGCGGTTCAGCGAGCCGCAGGGCCTGTGCCCGCTGCCCGACGGGCGGATCGTCGTCGCGGACACCGTGAACCACGCCCTGCGGGTGTGGGACCCGGCCTCGGGCGACGTCGCCACCGTGGCGGGGACGGGCGCGCAGTGGATGCAGGGGTCGCCGAGGTCCGGTCCGGCGCGTGACGTCGCGCTGTCGTCCCCGTGGGACGTCGCCTGGTGGCAGGGCCGCGTGTGGATCGCCATGGCCGGCGTGCACCAGCTGTGGGCGTACGACCCGGAGGCCGGGACGGTGGAGGTCGCGGCCGGGACCACCAATGAGGGCCTGGTCGACGGGCCCGTCACCGAGGCGTGGTTCGCGCAGCCCTCGGGTCTCGCCGCCACCGCCGACCGGCTGTGGGTCGCCGACTCGGAGACCAGCGCCGTGCGCTGGGTCGACACCGACGGCACCGTGCACACCGCGGTGGGCACCGGCCTGTTCGACTTCGGGCACCGGGACGGCGCCGCGGACCAGGCGCTCCTCCAGCACCCCCTGGCGGTCACCGCGCTGCCCGACGGCTCGGTCGCGGTCTGCGACACGTACAACCACGCCCTGCGCCGCTACGACCCGGCGAGCGGCGAGGTCACGACGCTCGCCACGGACCTGCGGGAGCCCAGCGACGCGGTCCTCGCCGGCGACGACATCGTGGTCGTCGAGTCGGCCCGGCACCGGCTGACCCGGCTGCGCCTCCCCGAGGAGGCCGTCCAGGTCGACGCCGTCGCCCACCGCACGCAGCGCGAGGCGACCGAGGTCGCGCCGGGCACGCTGCGCCTCGACGTCGTGTTCCGGGCGCCGACCGGGCAGAAGCTGGACGAGCGGTACGGGCCCTCGACGCGGCTGCTGGTCTCGTCGACGCCGCCGGAGCTGCTGGCCGGCGGCGCGGGGACGGGCACGGACCTGTTCCGCGAGCTGAAGCTCGACCCGGCGGTCACCGAAGGCGTGCTGCACGTCTCGGCGATGGCCGCGTCCTGCGACGACGACCCGGCCAACGAGTACCCGGCGTGCCATGTCCACCAGCAGGACTGGGGCGTGCCGGTCAAGGTCGTGGAGGGCGGCGCCGCCCGCCTGCCGCTGATCCTCGCGGGGCTCGACGCCTAG
- a CDS encoding TrmH family RNA methyltransferase, with product MPARQRITARNARFQQWEALLTNRNKRTRAREFLVQGVRPISLAVRYGWPVKALIYDGGRELSQWARELLRVVDAEPIAMAPDLLSKLGEKNGSPPEMVAVVEMPADDLDRLPVGSGFLGVLFDRPTSPGNVGSVIRSADAFGADGLIVSGHAADLYDPKSVRASTGSLFALPAVRVGSPRTVTDWVAARRAEGRPIVLVGTDERGECDVFDFDFTQPVLLLVGNETSGLSSAWRDRCDHTVSIPMTGSASSLNAANAATAVLYEAHRQRIAAARRR from the coding sequence ATGCCGGCACGCCAGCGGATCACTGCCCGCAATGCCCGCTTCCAGCAGTGGGAGGCATTACTGACCAACCGGAACAAGCGCACACGGGCACGGGAGTTCCTGGTCCAGGGGGTTCGTCCGATCTCCTTGGCGGTGCGGTACGGCTGGCCCGTCAAGGCGCTGATATACGACGGCGGGCGGGAGTTGTCGCAATGGGCGCGGGAGCTGTTGCGCGTGGTCGACGCCGAGCCGATAGCCATGGCGCCCGACCTGCTGTCGAAGCTGGGGGAGAAGAACGGGAGCCCGCCGGAGATGGTGGCTGTCGTGGAGATGCCGGCCGACGACCTGGACCGGCTTCCGGTCGGCAGCGGCTTTCTGGGTGTCCTGTTCGACCGGCCGACGAGCCCGGGGAATGTCGGCAGCGTCATCCGGTCCGCGGACGCGTTCGGGGCGGACGGGCTCATCGTGTCGGGGCACGCCGCGGACCTGTACGACCCCAAGTCGGTGCGGGCCAGCACCGGTTCCCTGTTCGCTCTGCCGGCCGTGCGCGTGGGCTCGCCCCGCACCGTGACGGACTGGGTCGCCGCGCGGCGGGCCGAGGGACGGCCGATCGTCCTGGTCGGCACCGATGAGAGGGGGGAGTGCGACGTCTTCGACTTCGACTTCACCCAGCCGGTGCTGCTGTTGGTCGGCAACGAGACGTCCGGGCTGAGCAGCGCCTGGCGTGACCGGTGCGACCACACGGTCAGCATTCCGATGACGGGGTCCGCGAGTTCCCTGAACGCCGCCAACGCCGCCACCGCTGTGCTGTACGAGGCGCATCGGCAGCGCATCGCCGCCGCGAGGCGGCGCTGA
- a CDS encoding DUF6458 family protein, with protein sequence MGLGGCIILIAVGAILAFATDWEMKGVDLDIVGLILMAVGLLGVTTFTSIARRRRAVVPPVAPTVVDPPDEDPGRRYDGRY encoded by the coding sequence ATGGGCCTGGGAGGGTGCATCATCCTCATCGCGGTCGGCGCGATCCTGGCGTTCGCGACCGACTGGGAGATGAAGGGCGTCGACCTCGACATCGTCGGGCTGATCCTGATGGCGGTCGGCCTGCTCGGTGTCACCACGTTCACCAGCATCGCCCGGCGGCGCAGGGCCGTCGTGCCGCCCGTCGCGCCGACCGTCGTCGACCCGCCGGACGAGGACCCGGGGCGGCGGTACGACGGCCGGTACTGA
- a CDS encoding M18 family aminopeptidase, with product MSSSPTRFDRGHTDDLMSFLTASPSPYHAVATAAERLEKAGFRQVEETAAWDGTTGGKYVIRGGTMIAWYVPEGAAPHTPFRIVGAHTDSPNLRVKPRPDSGAHGWRQVAVEIYGGPLLNSWLDRDLGLAGRLTLRDGTHRLVNVDRPLLRVPQLAIHLDRQANEGLKLDRQRHMQPIWGLGDDVREGDLIRFLADEAGLDADDVTGWDLMVHSVEPPAYLGRDRELLAAPRLDNLLSTHACTAALAAVATADREPEFIPVMAAFDHEENGSESDTGAHGPLLGTVLERSVYARGGGYEDRARAFAGTVCLSSDVGHAVHPNYAERHDPTHHPRPNGGPILKVNVNQRYATDGTGRAVFAAACEEAGVPWQSFVSNNDMPCGTTIGPITAARHGIRTVDIGVACLSMHSARELCGADDPYLLANALVAFLK from the coding sequence ATGAGCAGCTCTCCCACCCGCTTCGACCGCGGCCACACCGACGACCTGATGTCCTTCCTGACGGCCTCCCCCTCGCCGTACCACGCCGTGGCGACCGCCGCCGAGCGGCTGGAGAAGGCCGGATTCCGGCAGGTCGAGGAGACCGCCGCGTGGGACGGGACGACCGGCGGCAAGTACGTGATCCGGGGCGGCACGATGATCGCCTGGTACGTCCCCGAGGGCGCCGCCCCGCACACCCCGTTCCGGATCGTGGGCGCCCACACCGACTCCCCCAACCTTCGGGTCAAGCCCCGGCCCGACAGCGGGGCCCACGGCTGGCGGCAGGTCGCCGTGGAGATCTACGGCGGCCCGCTGCTGAACTCCTGGCTCGACCGCGACCTCGGCCTCGCCGGCCGGCTGACCCTGCGCGACGGCACCCACCGGCTGGTGAACGTCGACCGGCCGCTGCTGCGCGTGCCGCAGCTGGCCATCCACCTGGACCGCCAGGCCAACGAGGGCCTGAAGCTGGACCGCCAGCGCCACATGCAGCCGATCTGGGGCCTCGGCGACGACGTCCGCGAGGGGGACCTGATCCGGTTCCTCGCGGACGAGGCCGGCCTGGACGCCGACGACGTCACCGGCTGGGACCTGATGGTCCACTCCGTCGAGCCGCCCGCCTACCTGGGCCGCGACCGCGAACTGCTGGCCGCGCCCCGCCTCGACAACCTCCTGTCGACGCACGCCTGCACCGCCGCGCTCGCCGCCGTCGCCACGGCGGACCGCGAGCCGGAGTTCATCCCCGTCATGGCCGCCTTCGACCACGAGGAGAACGGCTCCGAGTCCGACACCGGCGCCCACGGCCCGCTCCTGGGCACGGTGCTGGAACGATCCGTCTACGCGCGCGGCGGCGGCTACGAGGACCGGGCCCGCGCCTTCGCCGGGACGGTGTGTCTGTCCTCCGACGTCGGCCACGCCGTGCACCCCAACTACGCCGAGCGGCACGACCCCACGCACCACCCGCGCCCCAACGGCGGCCCCATCCTCAAGGTGAACGTCAACCAGCGGTACGCGACGGACGGCACCGGCCGCGCCGTGTTCGCCGCGGCGTGCGAGGAGGCCGGCGTGCCGTGGCAGTCGTTCGTCTCCAACAACGACATGCCGTGCGGCACGACGATCGGCCCGATCACCGCCGCCCGCCACGGCATCCGCACCGTCGACATCGGCGTCGCCTGCCTGTCCATGCACAGCGCCCGCGAGCTGTGCGGCGCGGACGACCCGTACCTCCTGGCGAACGCGCTCGTCGCCTTCCTCAAGTGA
- a CDS encoding DUF6083 domain-containing protein, which produces MTAPTTAQPTAPACIACEGPGAEWSDRLRMPLCAPCTRAATGSPDRDPVRLGDILPVTAAVLRSSGTGPARVPSPRTGAPMTCRYCGGRARWHRTTGDRWVAIEPGVRAAAGVPRGRRWYIAGDGTAVNLRGALPSDTCRVSHFDICPGRPAAA; this is translated from the coding sequence ATGACCGCGCCGACGACGGCGCAGCCGACCGCGCCCGCCTGCATCGCGTGCGAGGGACCCGGCGCCGAGTGGAGCGACCGGCTGCGGATGCCGCTGTGCGCGCCGTGCACGCGGGCCGCGACGGGCTCCCCGGACCGGGACCCGGTGCGGCTGGGCGACATCCTGCCGGTGACCGCGGCGGTGCTGCGGTCCTCCGGCACCGGGCCCGCCCGGGTGCCGTCGCCGCGCACGGGCGCACCGATGACCTGCCGGTACTGCGGCGGGCGGGCCCGCTGGCACCGGACGACGGGCGACCGGTGGGTGGCGATCGAGCCGGGCGTCCGGGCCGCGGCGGGCGTGCCGCGCGGCCGCCGCTGGTACATAGCGGGGGACGGCACGGCGGTGAACCTGCGGGGTGCCCTGCCCTCGGACACGTGCCGGGTGAGCCACTTCGACATCTGCCCGGGCCGGCCTGCGGCGGCCTGA